One window from the genome of Acidihalobacter ferrooxydans encodes:
- a CDS encoding ABC transporter substrate-binding protein, whose protein sequence is MAATSLSATAAKTLVFCSEGNPNGFQPALYTDGTTFDASSRTIYDRLVEFKPGTTEVVPGLATSWTVTDGGKVITFHLRKGVKFQSNREFTPTRDFNADDVIFTFERMLDKNNPYHNVSGGTYDYFDGMDMPKMIKSIKKIDAHTVEFILNVPNAPFIANMAMDFASINSAEYANKLAKEGKKQDLDLKPIGTGPFELVAYQPGSMIRYKAFKDYWRGKAAIDTLVFSITPNASVRWAKLKANECQVMDYPNPTDLPAMKADSKIKVLSQPGLNVGYLAFNTEKKPFDKLEVRKALYMAINKQAIVEAIFHGTAEVAVNPMPPTIWSYNKSIKDYPYDPAKAKKMLAQAGYPNGFSTNVWAMPVSRPYNPDARRMAEMIQADWAKIGVKAKIVTYEWGEYLKRLGQARHDTALLGWTGDNGDPDNFLNTLLGCAGVHTTQNIAEWCYQPFQKLVTEAQQTTNLAKRTRLYEQAQVIFHQQVPWVPIDYSTVYMPMSKNVIGYKIIPTGSHYFYGVSLK, encoded by the coding sequence TTGGCCGCCACCAGCTTATCGGCCACGGCCGCAAAAACCCTCGTATTTTGTTCCGAAGGCAATCCGAACGGCTTCCAGCCCGCGCTGTACACCGACGGCACCACCTTTGACGCCAGTTCCCGCACCATCTACGACCGCCTGGTCGAGTTCAAGCCTGGCACCACCGAAGTGGTCCCTGGACTTGCAACCTCCTGGACCGTGACCGACGGCGGGAAGGTCATTACCTTCCATTTGCGCAAGGGCGTCAAATTCCAGTCGAACAGGGAGTTTACGCCCACCCGCGACTTCAACGCAGATGACGTGATCTTTACTTTCGAGCGAATGCTCGACAAAAACAATCCGTACCATAACGTTTCAGGCGGGACCTACGACTACTTTGACGGCATGGACATGCCGAAAATGATCAAGTCGATCAAGAAAATTGACGCACATACCGTCGAATTCATATTGAACGTACCGAACGCCCCATTCATCGCCAACATGGCGATGGACTTCGCGTCAATCAACTCGGCCGAATATGCCAACAAGCTTGCCAAGGAAGGCAAGAAACAGGACCTCGACCTCAAACCCATCGGTACCGGCCCATTCGAACTGGTGGCCTATCAGCCCGGTTCAATGATCCGTTACAAGGCGTTCAAGGATTACTGGCGCGGCAAAGCGGCTATCGACACCCTAGTATTCTCGATTACACCAAATGCATCGGTGCGGTGGGCCAAGCTTAAAGCCAACGAATGCCAGGTCATGGACTACCCGAACCCGACTGACCTACCGGCCATGAAGGCCGATTCGAAGATAAAAGTTCTCTCGCAGCCCGGCCTGAACGTCGGCTACCTCGCCTTCAACACCGAGAAGAAGCCGTTCGACAAACTCGAAGTGCGCAAGGCGCTATACATGGCCATCAACAAACAGGCCATCGTCGAGGCGATTTTCCATGGCACCGCCGAAGTTGCGGTCAACCCAATGCCACCGACCATCTGGTCGTACAACAAATCGATCAAGGACTATCCGTACGACCCGGCCAAAGCCAAGAAAATGCTGGCCCAGGCGGGTTACCCGAACGGCTTCAGCACCAATGTGTGGGCGATGCCCGTTTCGCGCCCTTACAACCCGGACGCCCGTCGCATGGCGGAAATGATCCAGGCGGACTGGGCTAAAATTGGCGTCAAGGCCAAGATCGTGACCTACGAATGGGGCGAATACCTCAAACGCCTGGGGCAAGCCCGGCATGACACCGCTCTGCTCGGATGGACCGGAGACAATGGCGACCCGGACAACTTTCTGAACACCCTGCTCGGTTGTGCCGGCGTCCACACCACGCAGAACATCGCCGAGTGGTGCTACCAGCCATTCCAGAAGCTGGTTACTGAAGCGCAGCAGACCACCAACCTGGCCAAGCGCACCAGGCTCTATGAACAAGCCCAGGTGATCTTCCACCAGCAGGTACCGTGGGTGCCGATCGACTACTCGACGGTCTACATGCCGATGTCCAAAAACGTGATCGGGTACAAGATCATACCAACCGGCTCGCATTATTTTTACGGTGTCAGCCTGAAGTAA
- a CDS encoding ABC transporter permease subunit — MITFLLKRLALVIPALFGVSLFSFALIHLIPGDPVMIMAGIRGMSAERHAQMMHQLGLDLPLYQQYFNYVWNALHGNLGTSIFTRQPVMTEFLQRFPATFELSLSAILFAIIIGLPAGVLAAIKRGTFIDHTVMTVSLTGYSMPIFWWGLLLILLFSVQLGWTPVSGRLSPEFWVEPRTGFLLIDTLLAGNTAAFWDALRHLILPAIVLGTIPLAMIARMTRSSMLEVLNEDYVRTARAKGASPLRVIMIHALRNALIPVVTVTGLQVGVLLAGAILTETIFSWPGIGQWMVQAINQRDYPVVQGGILLIASMIILVNLLVDITYGIINPRIRYAR, encoded by the coding sequence ATGATCACTTTTTTACTCAAACGCCTGGCGCTGGTTATCCCCGCCTTGTTCGGCGTCAGCCTGTTCAGCTTCGCACTGATTCACCTGATCCCTGGCGATCCGGTGATGATCATGGCAGGCATTCGCGGCATGTCTGCCGAACGGCATGCTCAGATGATGCATCAGCTAGGTCTCGACCTACCGCTGTATCAACAGTACTTCAACTACGTGTGGAACGCCCTGCATGGCAACCTTGGCACTTCGATTTTCACCCGCCAACCAGTCATGACGGAATTCCTGCAACGGTTCCCAGCAACCTTCGAACTTTCCCTGTCGGCGATTCTCTTCGCCATAATCATTGGCTTGCCGGCCGGCGTGCTCGCCGCCATCAAGCGTGGCACCTTCATCGACCACACTGTCATGACTGTCAGCCTCACCGGTTATTCCATGCCCATTTTCTGGTGGGGACTGCTGCTAATCCTATTATTTTCCGTACAACTCGGCTGGACGCCGGTTTCCGGTCGCCTGTCGCCCGAGTTCTGGGTCGAACCACGCACCGGCTTCCTGTTGATCGACACCTTACTGGCCGGCAACACCGCCGCCTTCTGGGACGCACTGCGCCACCTGATCCTGCCCGCTATCGTACTCGGCACGATCCCTCTTGCCATGATCGCGCGCATGACCCGCTCCTCGATGCTCGAAGTTCTCAACGAGGACTACGTGCGCACCGCCCGCGCCAAAGGTGCCTCGCCACTGCGCGTCATTATGATCCACGCGCTGCGCAACGCACTGATCCCCGTGGTCACCGTCACCGGCCTGCAAGTCGGCGTACTACTGGCTGGCGCGATTCTGACCGAGACCATTTTTTCCTGGCCTGGTATCGGACAATGGATGGTTCAAGCCATCAACCAGCGCGACTACCCCGTGGTTCAAGGAGGCATTCTACTGATCGCCAGCATGATTATTCTCGTCAACCTGCTGGTCGATATCACCTACGGCATCATCAATCCGCGCATCCGTTACGCGCGCTGA
- a CDS encoding ABC transporter permease subunit, with translation MNADKPDDQDMKGSVDGAMEYIGEHAIAHDEMPPHPLIEIWRYFRENKGALLGLGISIALVLMAIFAGVLAPHSPITQDQTAFLKPPAWLPGGSWTYPLGTDAVGRDLLSRLIYGSRLSLFVGLLVVTLSLFVGVLLGLISGYFRGWVDGLIMRLVDIMLAIPSLLLAIAIVAILGPSLSNAIVAIAIVNVPYYVRLTRASVISESSKDYVMASRVAGAGHLRLMFSTLLPNCTAPLIVQGTLGFSSAILDAAALGFLGLGAQPPTPEWGSMLANAMQFVQSAWWVVTFPGLAILITVLAFNLMGDGLRDALDPKLKR, from the coding sequence ATGAACGCAGACAAGCCCGACGATCAGGACATGAAAGGCAGTGTCGACGGCGCGATGGAATACATCGGGGAACACGCCATCGCGCATGACGAAATGCCACCCCACCCACTGATCGAAATCTGGCGGTATTTTCGCGAAAACAAGGGCGCGCTACTCGGCCTCGGCATCAGCATCGCCCTCGTTCTCATGGCAATTTTTGCCGGTGTACTCGCTCCGCACTCGCCTATCACGCAAGACCAAACCGCCTTCCTCAAACCGCCCGCCTGGCTGCCCGGCGGCAGCTGGACCTATCCGTTAGGTACCGACGCAGTCGGCCGTGACCTGCTCTCGCGCCTGATCTACGGCTCACGCCTGTCGCTGTTCGTCGGCCTGCTGGTGGTCACACTCTCACTCTTCGTTGGTGTGCTGCTCGGACTGATATCCGGCTATTTCCGGGGCTGGGTCGACGGACTGATCATGCGCCTGGTCGACATCATGCTGGCCATTCCAAGCCTGCTGCTCGCCATCGCCATCGTCGCCATTCTTGGTCCCAGCCTGAGCAATGCCATCGTCGCCATCGCCATTGTCAATGTGCCCTACTACGTGCGCCTGACGCGCGCCTCCGTCATTTCTGAGTCGAGCAAGGACTACGTCATGGCCTCGCGCGTGGCCGGCGCCGGTCACTTGCGATTAATGTTCTCCACCTTATTGCCCAATTGCACCGCGCCGCTGATCGTACAGGGCACACTGGGCTTTTCCAGCGCGATCCTCGACGCTGCCGCACTCGGCTTCCTGGGCCTGGGCGCGCAGCCACCAACGCCGGAATGGGGCAGCATGCTCGCCAACGCCATGCAGTTCGTGCAAAGCGCCTGGTGGGTAGTCACCTTCCCCGGCCTCGCCATTCTGATCACCGTGCTCGCCTTCAATCTTATGGGTGATGGTCTGCGTGATGCTCTCGATCCCAAGTTGAAACGCTGA
- a CDS encoding oligopeptide/dipeptide ABC transporter ATP-binding protein, with translation MALLEIDQLSVTFGSTDKPFRAVDDLSLSVDAGEVLGIVGESGSGKSVASLALMGLIGYPGRVDAAHMHFDGHNLLTLPPRQRRTITGRDIAMIFQEPMTSLNPSFTVGWQIMEALRLHEGGTRASRRERAAELLAQVGIPAARSRLDAYPHQLSGGMSQRVMIAMSIACNPKLLIADEPTTALDVTIQAQIMDLLLRLQEERRMGLILITHDLAVVAEAAHKVAVMYAGQVVETGTLPLLFEQPQHPYTEALLAALPERAIGQRRLNSLPGVVPGQYDRPDGCLLSPRCAYVTDHCRRAKPALSGITDRQVRCFFPLNQRNSSVRQHERDHRQHP, from the coding sequence ATGGCCCTGCTCGAAATCGACCAGCTCAGCGTTACCTTCGGCTCGACCGACAAGCCCTTCAGAGCCGTCGACGACCTCAGTCTGAGCGTCGACGCTGGCGAGGTACTCGGTATCGTCGGCGAATCTGGCTCGGGTAAAAGTGTCGCCTCACTCGCACTGATGGGGCTGATCGGCTACCCCGGCCGGGTCGACGCTGCGCACATGCACTTCGATGGACATAATTTGCTGACCCTGCCTCCCCGGCAGCGCCGCACCATCACCGGTCGCGACATCGCGATGATTTTCCAGGAACCGATGACCAGCCTGAATCCGAGCTTTACCGTCGGCTGGCAGATCATGGAAGCCTTGCGCCTGCACGAGGGCGGAACCCGCGCTTCACGTCGCGAGCGTGCCGCCGAACTGCTCGCCCAGGTCGGCATCCCCGCTGCCCGCAGCCGTCTCGACGCGTATCCACACCAGCTTTCCGGCGGCATGAGTCAGCGGGTAATGATCGCCATGTCGATCGCCTGCAATCCAAAATTACTGATCGCGGACGAACCAACCACAGCGCTTGACGTCACGATTCAAGCTCAGATCATGGACCTGCTGTTACGCCTGCAGGAAGAGCGCCGCATGGGCCTGATTCTGATCACTCACGACCTCGCCGTGGTGGCCGAAGCCGCACACAAGGTCGCCGTGATGTATGCCGGACAGGTTGTGGAAACCGGCACTCTCCCGCTGTTGTTTGAGCAGCCGCAGCACCCGTACACGGAAGCCTTGCTCGCCGCGCTGCCCGAACGCGCCATCGGCCAACGGCGACTCAACTCTCTGCCCGGCGTTGTGCCAGGCCAATATGACCGCCCCGATGGCTGCCTGCTCAGCCCGCGCTGCGCCTACGTCACCGATCACTGCCGCCGCGCCAAACCAGCGCTTAGTGGTATCACTGACCGTCAGGTGCGCTGCTTTTTCCCACTCAATCAACGCAATTCTTCGGTCAGACAGCATGAACGCGATCATCGACAACACCCGTAA